In one Gemmatimonas aurantiaca genomic region, the following are encoded:
- the ricT gene encoding regulatory iron-sulfur-containing complex subunit RicT, with the protein MAHLIEVAFRGNRKEFFSWDGETPPPLKAAVIVDADRGEDLGRVHSTGELADIRCRGCAHGCGTAPPARRALRLATRDDEQIDRELTAQNEQARRAAMERVKANGLVMKLTDAEWQWDRRKLTIYFTAERRVDFRALVRDLAALFKTRIELKQIGVRDEAKRLSGVGRCGREYCSSSWLPDLRPVNLGVAKDQRLSLNPQQISGACGRLMCCLRYEHEFYVLSRRKFPKEGKILNTSRGEEKVITCDIFHERVTLRTSEGDSRVITLAELRAEVDGFDASTLSTTMEHASPLAGALDAGTMSMLDTQEFETVLLASSDFADEVSAEHLHRPARPAENGAVVTASPEVETEAETEAGAEREVKPDTGDESDAPADADAPAEAAADAPRRKRRRGRRGGRRLRAAEERRRAETGESTDDPEQADEGEDGEAD; encoded by the coding sequence GTGGCGCACCTCATCGAAGTCGCATTCCGCGGCAATCGCAAGGAGTTCTTCTCCTGGGACGGCGAGACGCCGCCGCCACTCAAGGCGGCGGTCATTGTCGATGCCGACCGTGGGGAAGATCTCGGACGCGTGCATTCGACCGGCGAACTGGCCGACATCCGCTGTCGCGGCTGCGCGCATGGCTGCGGCACGGCGCCGCCGGCCCGACGCGCGTTGCGTCTGGCCACACGCGACGACGAGCAGATCGATCGCGAGTTGACCGCCCAGAACGAACAGGCGCGGCGCGCGGCCATGGAACGCGTGAAAGCCAACGGGCTCGTGATGAAACTCACCGACGCCGAATGGCAGTGGGATCGTCGCAAGCTCACGATCTATTTCACGGCCGAACGGCGCGTGGATTTCCGCGCCCTCGTGCGCGATCTCGCCGCCCTCTTCAAGACACGCATCGAACTCAAGCAGATCGGCGTGCGCGACGAAGCCAAGCGGCTCTCCGGCGTGGGCCGCTGCGGCCGCGAGTATTGTTCGTCGTCCTGGCTGCCCGATCTCCGTCCGGTCAATCTCGGAGTGGCCAAGGATCAACGGCTGTCGCTCAATCCGCAGCAGATCTCGGGCGCCTGTGGCCGTCTCATGTGCTGCCTGCGCTACGAGCACGAGTTCTACGTGCTGAGCCGTCGCAAATTCCCCAAGGAAGGGAAGATCCTCAACACCTCCCGTGGCGAGGAGAAGGTGATCACCTGTGACATCTTCCACGAACGGGTGACGCTGCGTACGTCCGAAGGTGACAGCCGGGTCATCACGCTGGCCGAACTGCGCGCGGAAGTGGACGGGTTCGACGCGTCGACACTCTCCACCACCATGGAGCATGCGTCGCCATTGGCCGGGGCGCTCGACGCGGGCACGATGTCCATGCTCGACACACAGGAGTTTGAGACCGTCCTTCTCGCCTCGTCAGATTTTGCGGATGAAGTGTCGGCGGAACATCTGCACCGGCCGGCCAGGCCGGCAGAGAACGGTGCGGTCGTGACGGCGTCTCCCGAGGTGGAGACCGAGGCGGAGACCGAGGCGGGGGCGGAGCGTGAGGTGAAGCCAGACACGGGCGACGAAAGCGACGCGCCCGCGGACGCGGACGCTCCAGCGGAGGCCGCTGCCGACGCGCCCCGGCGCAAGCGACGGCGCGGACGGCGCGGCGGCCGCCGCCTGCGCGCGGCGGAAGAGCGGCGGCGTGCCGAGACCGGCGAGTCGACGGATGATCCGGAGCAGGCCGACGAGGGCGAAGACGGCGAGGCCGATTAA
- a CDS encoding acetyl-CoA carboxylase carboxyltransferase subunit alpha, translating to MAAAPVLEFERPIAELEKQIEELKRLASDRSLDVAEELAPLQRKLGDLRVQIYQNLTPLQRVQVARMARRPFTSDYIRYAFTDFIELHGDRLFREDAAIMAGWARLEGETVMLIGHERGRDTKENLKRNFGMPHPEGYRKALRLMKLAEKFQVPVLTFIDTPGAWPGLGAEERGQSEAIARNLLEMSQLQVPIIATIIGEGGSGGALALGVADRVLMFENSVYSTISVEGCAAILWKDGKSQEMREKAASALRVTAADLVELRVIDEVIPEPVGGAHADHAATARALRETLTRNLEELRRLKPDKLVRRRREKFLRMGQFTE from the coding sequence ATGGCTGCTGCCCCGGTTCTCGAGTTCGAGCGTCCCATTGCGGAACTCGAAAAACAGATCGAGGAACTGAAGCGACTCGCCTCCGACCGCTCACTCGACGTGGCCGAGGAACTGGCTCCGCTCCAGAGAAAACTGGGCGACCTGCGGGTTCAGATCTATCAGAATCTGACGCCCTTGCAGCGGGTGCAGGTGGCGCGCATGGCGCGTCGTCCGTTCACGTCCGACTACATCCGGTACGCCTTCACCGATTTCATCGAGTTGCACGGCGACCGCCTGTTCCGCGAGGACGCGGCCATCATGGCCGGCTGGGCGCGCCTCGAGGGAGAAACGGTGATGCTGATCGGGCACGAGCGCGGTCGCGACACCAAGGAAAATCTCAAGCGCAACTTCGGGATGCCGCACCCCGAGGGGTATCGCAAGGCGCTCCGGCTCATGAAGCTGGCCGAGAAGTTCCAGGTGCCGGTGCTCACATTCATCGACACACCGGGCGCGTGGCCCGGACTGGGCGCGGAAGAACGCGGACAGAGCGAAGCCATCGCGCGCAATCTGCTCGAGATGAGCCAGCTCCAGGTGCCCATCATCGCCACCATCATCGGCGAGGGGGGATCCGGCGGCGCACTCGCGCTGGGCGTGGCCGATCGGGTACTCATGTTCGAGAATTCGGTGTACTCCACCATCTCGGTGGAAGGGTGTGCGGCCATTCTCTGGAAGGACGGCAAGAGCCAGGAGATGCGTGAGAAGGCGGCGTCTGCGCTGCGCGTCACGGCCGCCGATCTCGTGGAGTTGCGGGTCATCGACGAGGTGATCCCCGAACCGGTGGGCGGTGCCCACGCGGATCATGCCGCCACCGCCCGGGCGCTGCGTGAGACCCTCACGCGCAATCTCGAAGAACTGCGTCGTCTCAAGCCGGACAAACTCGTGCGCCGACGCCGCGAGAAATTCCTCCGCATGGGGCAGTTCACCGAGTGA